One Acropora palmata chromosome 2, jaAcrPala1.3, whole genome shotgun sequence genomic window carries:
- the LOC141874217 gene encoding LDLR chaperone boca-like, with translation MQIIGMHKMATSCFFWKFSLLFSVLFLILILRESCLSEETKKTEPKKRKEKDKKIGKNVMDYNEGDLHKLLDQWEDNDEDIDEEDKYDDLDPRKQSRKGFEFDPTKFKDDPIALMKLSKKGKVVMLFATVAGNPTKTETEQISGRWQSSLFNAQFQVERYLVADNRVLLMIKDGSLAWDIKDFLITQPDCELVEFENQQFPGAGGKTKTEL, from the exons ATGCAAATCATTGGCATGCACAAAATGGCAACTAGCTGTTTCTTTTGGaagttttctttacttttttcaGTGTTGTTTTTGATCCTCATTCTTCGAGAGAGTTGTCTTAGCgaggagacaaaaaaaacgGAACCAAAAAAGAGGAAGGAAAAGGAtaagaaaattggaaaaaatgtcatggaCTACAATGAAGGAGATCTGCATAAACTCCTCGACCAGTGGGAA GATAACGATGAAGATATAGATGAAGAGGACAAATATGATGACCTTGATCCACGCAAGCAGTCCAGAAAAGGCTTTGAATTTGATCCAACAAAGTTTAAAGATGATCCAATTGCCCTCATGAAATTATCAAAAAAGGGTAAAGTAGTGATGTTATTTGCAACTGTAGCTGGAAATCCCACCAAAACAGAAACTGAGCAAATTTCTGGAAGATGGCAGTCAAGTCTATTCAATGCGCAGTTTCAAGTCGAAAG GTACCTTGTGGCAGATAATCGTGTATTACTTATGATCAAAGATGGAAGCCTTGCTTGGGACATCAAAGATTTTTTAATTACACAGCCGGATTGTGAACTGGTTGAATTTGAGAATCAGCAGTTTCCAGGAGCTGGAGGAAAGACCAAAACAGAACTCTGA